One region of Acidobacteriota bacterium genomic DNA includes:
- a CDS encoding type II toxin-antitoxin system prevent-host-death family antitoxin produces the protein MRTVNMHVAKTHLSRLVEAAANGEPFIIARAGKPIVKVIAVEATSSRPRRTGFLAGRISVPADFDRMGSDEISTLFEGSR, from the coding sequence ATGCGCACCGTCAACATGCACGTAGCCAAGACCCACTTGTCCCGGCTTGTGGAAGCCGCGGCCAACGGCGAGCCCTTCATCATTGCCCGCGCCGGCAAGCCCATCGTCAAGGTAATCGCCGTCGAGGCCACCTCCTCTCGCCCGCGCCGTACCGGATTCCTCGCTGGACGAATCTCCGTCCCGGCGGACTTCGATCGTATGGGTTCCGACGAGATCTCCACCCTGTTCGAAGGCAGCCGGTGA
- a CDS encoding PQQ-binding-like beta-propeller repeat protein, with protein sequence MNRCSRAIAAVRLTLLLLASAALAQAPGHAQAPAAEFVPVTDAMLQAPAPGDWLMWRRTLDGWGYSPLDQIDRTNAGDLRLVWSRALRAGGRQQGTPLIYDGVMYMPNPSDVIQAIDAATGDLIWEYQRPLPDDACERILPGVCTTNRNLAIYDELIIDTSVDEYVFALDAKTGELVWETQVLDYQTHPANQSTGPIIANGKVISGRSCMPAAGPDACVITAHDALTGEELWRRRTIPRPGEPGDETWGGVPDAERRHVGTWMAPSFDPELNLLFIGTSVTSPAPKFLVGGADNRHLYHNSTLALDADTGEIVWYYQHLNDHWDLDHPFERLLVDTVVRPDPGAVSWINPRLQPGEERRVMTGIPGKTGIVYTLDRVTGEFLWATPTVAQNVVSSIDGATGAVSENPELVFGSFGQEVLTCPTAMGGKDWEAGAYSPRTNMMYMPLRNACARMAALDDGGRSLYSLSMRNQLAPGTDQLGSVWAVSAETGVTAWTWQQRAATAGGLVFVGDINGRFRALDDETGEILWEVNLGSPVSGFPVTYAVDGRQYVVAGTGTGGNASRWSAMTPELTPSSGNNLFVFALP encoded by the coding sequence ATGAACCGTTGCTCGCGCGCAATCGCAGCCGTACGGCTCACCCTCCTGCTGCTCGCGTCGGCGGCGCTGGCCCAGGCTCCCGGCCACGCGCAGGCGCCGGCCGCCGAATTCGTCCCCGTCACCGACGCGATGCTCCAGGCTCCGGCGCCCGGCGACTGGCTGATGTGGCGCCGCACCCTCGACGGCTGGGGCTACAGCCCGCTCGACCAGATCGACCGCACCAACGCGGGCGACCTGCGGCTGGTCTGGTCCCGCGCCCTCCGCGCCGGCGGCCGGCAGCAGGGCACCCCGCTGATCTACGACGGCGTCATGTACATGCCGAACCCGAGCGACGTCATCCAGGCGATCGACGCCGCGACGGGCGACTTGATCTGGGAGTACCAGCGGCCGCTGCCGGACGACGCCTGCGAGCGCATATTGCCAGGCGTCTGCACGACGAACCGCAACCTGGCGATTTACGACGAGCTGATCATCGACACGAGCGTCGACGAGTACGTCTTCGCCCTCGACGCGAAGACCGGCGAGCTGGTCTGGGAGACCCAGGTGCTCGACTATCAAACGCACCCGGCGAACCAGAGCACCGGGCCGATCATCGCGAACGGCAAGGTGATCTCCGGGCGAAGCTGCATGCCCGCGGCCGGACCGGACGCCTGCGTCATCACCGCGCACGACGCGCTGACCGGCGAGGAGTTGTGGCGACGCCGCACCATCCCGCGTCCCGGCGAACCGGGCGACGAGACGTGGGGCGGCGTGCCCGACGCGGAGCGGCGCCACGTCGGAACGTGGATGGCGCCGAGCTTCGATCCCGAACTCAACCTGCTCTTCATCGGCACGTCGGTGACGTCGCCGGCGCCGAAGTTCCTGGTGGGCGGTGCGGACAACCGGCACCTGTACCACAACTCGACGCTCGCGCTCGACGCCGACACCGGCGAGATCGTCTGGTACTACCAGCATCTGAACGACCACTGGGATCTCGACCATCCGTTCGAACGCCTACTCGTCGACACGGTGGTGCGTCCGGACCCGGGCGCGGTGAGCTGGATCAACCCGCGCCTGCAACCGGGCGAGGAACGCCGGGTGATGACGGGAATCCCCGGGAAGACGGGCATCGTCTACACGCTTGACCGCGTTACCGGCGAGTTCCTCTGGGCGACGCCCACCGTGGCGCAGAACGTGGTCAGCAGCATCGACGGAGCCACTGGCGCGGTCTCCGAGAACCCGGAGCTGGTCTTCGGCTCGTTCGGGCAGGAGGTCCTGACCTGCCCCACCGCCATGGGGGGCAAGGACTGGGAAGCCGGCGCCTACAGCCCGCGCACGAACATGATGTACATGCCGCTGCGGAACGCGTGCGCGCGGATGGCCGCGCTCGACGACGGCGGCCGCTCGCTCTACAGCCTGAGCATGCGCAACCAGTTGGCGCCGGGCACGGATCAGCTCGGTTCGGTCTGGGCCGTATCCGCGGAGACCGGCGTGACCGCGTGGACCTGGCAGCAGCGCGCGGCGACGGCCGGGGGCCTCGTCTTCGTGGGCGACATCAACGGCCGGTTCCGCGCCCTGGATGACGAGACCGGCGAGATCCTGTGGGAGGTCAACCTCGGCTCGCCCGTGAGCGGATTCCCGGTCACGTACGCGGTCGACGGACGGCAGTACGTGGTGGCGGGTACCGGCACCGGAGGCAACGCCTCGCGCTGGAGCGCGATGACTCCGGAACTGACCCCCAGCAGCGGCAACAACCTCTTCGTCTTCGCCCTGCCCTGA
- a CDS encoding PadR family transcriptional regulator — translation MGKPTDLVQGTLDLLILRTIEHEPKHGWAIAKRIREISNDVLKVQQGSLYPALYRLEKEGWITGHWAVTETGREAKLYALTSTGRSHLQREVAAWERLSGAIDLVIQQA, via the coding sequence ATGGGCAAGCCTACCGACCTCGTTCAGGGCACGCTGGACCTGCTGATTCTCCGGACGATCGAGCACGAGCCGAAGCACGGCTGGGCGATCGCCAAACGGATCCGGGAGATCTCGAACGACGTGCTCAAGGTGCAGCAGGGCTCGCTCTATCCCGCGCTCTACCGCCTCGAGAAGGAAGGGTGGATCACCGGCCACTGGGCCGTGACGGAGACGGGCCGGGAGGCGAAGCTCTACGCGCTGACCAGCACCGGGCGTTCGCACCTCCAGCGGGAAGTCGCGGCGTGGGAGCGTCTTTCCGGGGCGATCGACCTGGTCATCCAGCAGGCCTGA
- a CDS encoding type II toxin-antitoxin system VapC family toxin, protein MKVLLDTHLLLWAAGTPERLTKDARDLIEDHDTELVFSAASLWEIAIKNSLGRDDFQVDPRLLRRGLLDNGYVELPVTGSHAVAVDSLPPLHRDPFDRILVAQAQVEGFLLLTADASIARYPGSIRLV, encoded by the coding sequence GTGAAGGTCCTGCTTGACACCCACCTCCTGCTCTGGGCGGCGGGTACGCCGGAGCGGTTGACGAAGGACGCCCGCGACCTGATTGAGGATCACGACACGGAGCTCGTCTTCAGCGCCGCGTCACTCTGGGAAATCGCCATCAAGAACAGCCTCGGCCGCGACGACTTCCAGGTCGATCCACGACTCCTTCGCCGTGGCCTCCTCGACAACGGCTATGTCGAGCTTCCTGTCACGGGTTCCCATGCTGTGGCGGTCGACTCGCTCCCACCGTTGCACAGGGATCCATTCGACCGCATTCTCGTCGCGCAAGCCCAGGTCGAGGGCTTCCTGCTTCTGACCGCGGACGCCTCGATTGCGCGCTATCCCGGATCGATCCGTCTGGTGTGA
- a CDS encoding AbrB/MazE/SpoVT family DNA-binding domain-containing protein, with amino-acid sequence MKEITTTMTQRSQVTVPAEVRRVLGVRPRDKVTFAIADGEVRLKPVAYSLESAYGSVQPSREPENFDELSRAARDAKAEHALRKMSER; translated from the coding sequence ATGAAGGAAATCACCACAACGATGACGCAGCGGAGCCAGGTCACCGTTCCCGCCGAGGTGCGGCGCGTGTTGGGCGTCAGGCCGAGAGACAAGGTCACCTTCGCCATCGCCGACGGCGAGGTACGCCTGAAGCCGGTCGCCTACAGTCTCGAATCCGCTTACGGATCCGTGCAGCCCTCCCGCGAGCCCGAGAACTTCGACGAGCTGTCGCGAGCGGCAAGGGACGCCAAGGCCGAGCACGCCTTGCGGAAGATGAGTGAAAGGTGA
- a CDS encoding ABC transporter permease translates to MHWRRRWKCAFPWLSRGRVDRDLSRELALHVELETRENLEQGMAPEDAARAARVSLGNVPLIREDARAVWGWRWLDAAVRSLTQGFRSFRRTPGFSFVAMGVLAIGIGLNTAIFSVVYGLLMRPLPYPDPDSIVVIHMRDPRTGNTTSGFSWLDLGDWVTRSRSFDGLALSQGNLAALDGDAGYERFDGWTVSGAFFEIFGNPLLIGRGPTDPRLPEAVISHGLWQGRFDSDPAVLDRPITVNGDTYTIVGVARPDFRVPTAVPSASLIAAGAALAAPDVWFPVRPSENRRSRSTHLVGRLRPGVTLAQAQDDAGAVARAIAAEHSPGRSAEPVVTPLPEHASGALRLPLLLLFGAVGMVLLVACANVTALLLARQASRTQELLVRKAIGASRTHLFVESVAGALCLAGVAGLIGVALAHGSAWLVRTTGVLGPVPESAVRVDAPVMVFAVAISIGAALFAGLLAAAPILRSDTGPLGGMTWARGSEGRQARRLRAGVVTAQIAISVVLVVGTALLSRSFARLIGTDLGVATGRVMSVQINLTMGRTLESAERAALTERVIARVAALPPVEAVGAANGLPPNQTRMAFYFEDEAATLGVPREHRLTLLNPTAGYFNALGIPLLRGRFFSARDTADSPPVVILSEAGARRLFGTIDVVGQVLPTTSDRKPAVVGVVGDVRYGGVAAPPPDAIYQPFGQMPFQHMNLVVRTAGNPLDLAGGVRAAVHEVDREITVDSAHLLDDLVAESVATPRFRALLLGSLALLALGLASFGLAGVITYSVARRTPEIAIRMALGARAPAVLALVMREGLLLAVAGVAVGLAGAFVLTRTLESFLYEVAPTDGVSFVAAAGCLLLVAMAAAYLPARRATRVDPMAALRME, encoded by the coding sequence ATGCACTGGCGCCGGCGGTGGAAGTGCGCATTCCCGTGGCTGAGCCGCGGGCGCGTCGACCGCGACCTCTCGCGGGAACTCGCCCTCCACGTGGAGCTGGAGACGCGCGAGAACCTGGAGCAGGGGATGGCGCCGGAGGATGCCGCGCGGGCCGCGCGCGTGAGCCTCGGCAACGTGCCCCTGATCCGGGAGGACGCGCGGGCGGTCTGGGGATGGCGGTGGCTCGACGCCGCGGTCCGGAGCCTCACGCAGGGGTTCCGGTCGTTCCGGCGCACGCCGGGATTCAGTTTCGTGGCGATGGGCGTGCTGGCCATCGGGATCGGCCTCAACACCGCCATCTTCAGCGTCGTCTACGGCCTGCTGATGCGGCCCCTGCCGTATCCGGACCCGGATTCCATCGTGGTGATCCACATGCGGGATCCACGCACGGGAAACACCACCTCGGGGTTCTCGTGGCTCGACCTGGGTGACTGGGTCACGCGCTCGCGATCGTTCGACGGGCTGGCCCTGAGCCAGGGGAACCTCGCGGCGCTCGACGGCGACGCGGGGTACGAGCGGTTCGATGGCTGGACCGTCTCCGGGGCGTTCTTCGAGATCTTCGGGAATCCGCTGCTGATTGGTCGAGGGCCGACCGATCCGCGGCTGCCGGAGGCGGTCATCTCTCACGGACTGTGGCAGGGCCGTTTCGACTCGGATCCGGCGGTGCTGGACCGTCCGATCACCGTCAACGGCGACACCTACACGATTGTGGGGGTGGCGCGGCCCGACTTCCGGGTTCCAACCGCCGTCCCGTCGGCATCGCTCATCGCGGCCGGCGCGGCGCTCGCGGCGCCCGACGTCTGGTTCCCGGTTCGTCCGTCCGAGAATCGGCGCAGCCGCTCGACGCACCTGGTCGGCCGGCTGCGGCCGGGTGTCACGCTCGCCCAGGCCCAGGACGACGCCGGCGCCGTCGCCCGCGCCATTGCGGCGGAGCACTCGCCAGGCCGCTCTGCGGAGCCGGTCGTCACGCCGCTGCCGGAGCACGCGAGCGGGGCCTTGCGCCTTCCGCTGCTGCTCCTGTTCGGGGCGGTCGGCATGGTGCTCCTCGTCGCCTGCGCCAACGTGACCGCCCTGTTGCTGGCCCGGCAGGCGTCGCGGACGCAGGAGTTGCTCGTGCGCAAGGCAATCGGCGCATCCCGCACCCACCTCTTCGTCGAGTCGGTGGCCGGCGCACTGTGCCTCGCGGGCGTCGCCGGCCTGATCGGCGTCGCGCTTGCGCACGGAAGCGCCTGGCTCGTTCGAACGACCGGCGTTCTGGGCCCGGTGCCGGAATCGGCGGTGCGAGTGGACGCGCCGGTCATGGTCTTTGCCGTGGCGATCTCGATCGGCGCCGCCCTGTTCGCCGGCCTGCTTGCGGCGGCGCCGATCCTGCGTTCGGATACCGGTCCGCTCGGCGGGATGACGTGGGCGCGCGGCTCGGAGGGACGTCAAGCCCGCCGCCTGCGGGCCGGCGTGGTAACGGCGCAGATCGCCATTTCGGTGGTGCTGGTGGTCGGCACCGCGCTTTTGTCGAGAAGCTTCGCGCGGCTGATCGGCACGGACCTGGGTGTGGCGACCGGCCGCGTCATGTCGGTGCAGATCAACCTCACGATGGGGCGGACGCTGGAGAGCGCCGAACGCGCCGCGCTGACCGAGCGGGTCATCGCTCGCGTCGCGGCGCTTCCGCCCGTGGAGGCGGTGGGGGCGGCGAACGGGCTGCCGCCGAACCAGACGCGCATGGCGTTCTACTTCGAGGACGAGGCGGCAACCCTCGGCGTGCCCCGCGAGCACCGGCTGACTCTTCTGAATCCAACCGCCGGCTATTTCAACGCGCTCGGCATTCCGCTGCTTCGCGGGCGGTTCTTCTCGGCGCGCGACACGGCGGACTCCCCGCCGGTCGTCATCCTCTCCGAGGCCGGAGCGCGGCGCCTGTTCGGCACGATCGACGTCGTCGGGCAGGTGCTTCCAACGACGTCCGACCGCAAGCCGGCCGTCGTTGGCGTGGTCGGTGACGTGCGTTACGGCGGTGTCGCGGCGCCGCCGCCCGATGCCATCTACCAGCCGTTCGGCCAGATGCCGTTTCAGCACATGAACCTCGTGGTCCGCACGGCGGGCAATCCGCTCGATCTGGCGGGCGGGGTTCGGGCCGCCGTCCACGAGGTGGACCGCGAGATTACCGTCGATTCGGCGCACCTCCTCGACGACCTGGTTGCCGAATCGGTGGCGACCCCGCGCTTCCGGGCGCTGCTCCTCGGCAGTCTCGCCCTGCTCGCCCTCGGCCTCGCCTCGTTCGGCCTCGCCGGCGTCATTACCTACTCCGTGGCGAGGCGCACGCCCGAGATTGCCATCCGCATGGCGCTCGGCGCCCGC
- a CDS encoding type II toxin-antitoxin system VapC family toxin has protein sequence MRFLDANVILRYLTRDDEAKAEACYELFQQVQRGEAELATCEAIVAEVIYVLSSPRLTYRLSHEETRARLLPLLTLRGLRLPQKRVCLQALDTYASSPSMDFEDALATAHMEQRGIAEIVSYDRDFDSVPRVRRVEP, from the coding sequence GTGAGATTCCTCGACGCGAACGTCATCCTGCGGTACCTGACCCGGGACGACGAGGCCAAGGCGGAGGCCTGCTACGAGCTCTTCCAGCAGGTGCAGCGCGGAGAAGCGGAGCTTGCGACCTGTGAGGCGATAGTCGCCGAGGTGATCTACGTTCTCTCGTCGCCGCGCCTGACCTATCGGTTGAGCCACGAGGAGACTCGAGCCCGACTTCTACCCCTGTTGACGCTTCGGGGGCTGAGACTTCCGCAGAAGCGCGTCTGCCTCCAGGCGCTTGATACCTATGCGTCGTCGCCGTCGATGGATTTCGAGGACGCGCTGGCCACGGCGCACATGGAGCAACGGGGCATCGCGGAGATCGTCAGCTACGACCGGGACTTCGACAGCGTGCCGCGTGTGCGCAGAGTCGAGCCCTGA
- a CDS encoding cytochrome-c peroxidase yields the protein MTKSQFREFLFGAKHLTGLLTAAATVAVLLFMQVGAVGQEAGAVGHSVSALPETQQEPGYNPTTPAKVELGRLLFWDPLLSGPQDVACATCHHPEFAYSDDRDLSTGVTGIGLGRFRRDGHLVKRNSPTVLNVAFNGIDESGRYDPATAPAFWDNRIRSLESQALEPLKSFEEMRGDTYPEDEAVARVVAKLQANAEYQSLFAEAFGSEQPVNAENLGRAIAAFMRSLLANNSPFDRYMRGDRSAMTDQQVRGMQRFDEIGCIRCHNGPMFSDYKLHVLGVPDNPALASGATTPASDGGAQNPPCPAAPPEPRTAASRAACDSYAFRTASLRNLEFTFPYGHNGMFRTLRAVVGFYETTSSGNSRNPNVSPEELDPLVRALQNVDEEDTDLIEFLIALSDDSFDRTIPERVPSGLPVGGRIQ from the coding sequence ATGACGAAAAGCCAATTCCGTGAGTTCTTGTTCGGAGCGAAACACCTTACCGGACTGCTGACCGCAGCAGCTACGGTCGCCGTACTCCTTTTCATGCAAGTTGGTGCCGTTGGACAAGAAGCTGGTGCCGTTGGACACAGTGTGTCGGCGCTGCCAGAGACTCAGCAGGAGCCGGGATACAACCCGACGACCCCAGCAAAAGTTGAGCTGGGCAGGCTGCTGTTCTGGGACCCGCTCTTGTCGGGACCCCAAGACGTAGCCTGCGCGACGTGCCATCATCCCGAATTCGCCTATTCAGATGACCGCGACCTGTCGACCGGCGTGACGGGCATCGGCCTGGGCCGCTTCCGGCGTGACGGGCATCTCGTCAAACGCAATAGTCCGACGGTTCTGAACGTTGCTTTCAACGGCATCGATGAATCGGGCCGCTACGACCCGGCGACTGCGCCGGCGTTCTGGGACAATCGCATCAGGAGCCTCGAATCGCAGGCGCTCGAACCGCTCAAGTCGTTTGAGGAAATGCGAGGGGACACCTACCCGGAGGATGAGGCTGTCGCGAGAGTGGTGGCGAAGCTCCAGGCCAACGCCGAGTACCAGAGCCTGTTCGCCGAGGCCTTCGGCAGTGAACAGCCGGTCAACGCGGAAAACCTGGGCAGGGCGATAGCGGCGTTCATGCGGTCGCTGCTGGCCAACAACTCGCCGTTCGACCGCTACATGCGCGGCGACCGCAGCGCCATGACGGACCAACAGGTCAGGGGAATGCAGCGCTTCGACGAGATCGGGTGCATCAGGTGCCACAACGGGCCCATGTTCTCCGATTACAAACTGCATGTCCTGGGCGTGCCCGACAACCCCGCTCTTGCATCAGGTGCCACAACGCCCGCCTCCGACGGAGGCGCGCAGAACCCTCCTTGCCCGGCAGCTCCTCCGGAGCCGCGTACTGCAGCGTCCCGGGCAGCGTGCGACAGCTATGCGTTTCGCACGGCGTCGCTGCGAAACCTCGAATTTACCTTCCCATACGGGCACAATGGCATGTTCCGGACGCTACGCGCGGTCGTGGGGTTCTATGAAACCACCAGCTCCGGGAACTCCCGGAACCCGAACGTCAGCCCCGAGGAGCTCGATCCGCTGGTTCGCGCGTTGCAGAACGTGGACGAAGAAGACACGGATCTGATCGAGTTTTTAATCGCTCTGAGCGATGACTCGTTCGACCGAACGATTCCCGAGCGCGTACCGAGCGGCCTGCCCGTCGGCGGAAGAATTCAATAG